The genome window CGGCACTGGTCGGCAAAGTGGCCGCCCAGCTCCGCCGCGGAGTGTCCGCCGGTGCAGAGATAGATGTCCGTATCCTTGCCGAAGACCTCCCGGGTGGTCTTTATCCACCATTCGGACAGGTCGGTCATGCTGCCCCGGTACCAGTCCGTAAAGTCCAGATATCTGCGCCGGGTGTCGGGAGAGGTGAATATATTCTCTCTGTAAGCCTTGATCTCCGCCTCGCTGTTGAAGGGGTAGTCCACCTGGCCGAAAGAGGCGTAGGAGGTGTGCCAGGCCTTGTTGAGGGCGCCTATGGCCCCGTATTTCTTCTCCGCATATTTTTTGAAGTCCTCCCGGGCATAGTCGTCGCCGCACCAGAAGCCCAGATGGTTGTGATATTCGCCGGGCACGTTGAATGTCCAGCCGCCGCCGGACACGGAGTAGATGGCCTCGCCATAGTCCCCCTGGATGCCCAGCAGCACCGACTCTATGACGCCGGTGTCGCCGTAGCGCTCCCGAAAGGCAGTGAGGAAGCGGCGTATATAAGCCTTAAGATAGGGGTTCCACAGGCTCTCTATCTTGCTGTCCGTGCCGTGCTCCAGACAGCGGCAGGGCACGTGCTCGTCGGAAGCCCTGAACCAGCCGGGAGTGGAATAGGCGGGGCTCAGTATGAGGAAGGGTACCCACTTGAGGCCGTATTTCTGCATGACCCGCACCTGATGGTCCCACTGGGACCAATCCCAGGTGTCTTTTTCCTTGCCTTCCACGCTCTCCCAGGTCACGTAGCTCTCTATGCTGGTGACTCCCAGGCTCTTGAACATCACCGCCTGGGCCTCGGTCACGTTGTTGCCGAAGCAGTAGCTCATGCCCGGCGCGGGCTCCGGGCTGATATCCTTCATCTTATCCGCGACCATTTCGTTGGGGTCTGTAATGTCTGTCATATCAGGCTCCTCATTCATTATCTCCACCCGTGAAACGAGTATATCTCCTCCGCCTATGGAAAGGCGCATATTGTTGCCGTAGTTCATGGTGCCGCCCTCGGGGTCGTAGCTGTTCATCCGGAGAGCGTAGCGGCGCCACACCCCGGATTCGGCGATGCCGAAGCCGTCGGACTTGTTGTAGAGGGAAGAGGAGCTCACGTGCATCAGCTCCACAAAGCCTACGTAGGCGCCGGTGTAATAAGCGTCGATGACTACCCAGGCGCCGGGGGCCACCGACCCGGGGTCGTCAAAGGAATAATAGAGGAATTTGCTGCCGTCCCTGAGGCGCCAGCATTCCCTGCCGCCCACCGTGTCCACGGTCCACTCTCCGTCGCCGGCGTTGGTCATATCCATGCCGTTTTTCTCCGACGGGGTAATGGACATGACCGGCGACGCAGCATACAGCGCCCCGGGAAGCAGGACGCACACAAGCAGTATGAGCAATAATCTGGTCATGAGTCACCTCTCTCGCATATGGTATATATCTATTATATCACACCCGGCCCCCGGGAGACGAAAAACTCCCGAAAACTTTTTCCGTCAGGAGGGCGCCTGCTCCGGGACAAAAAAAACTGCCCCGAAGGGCAGTCTGTGAGAGCGCTTAGTTCTGTCCGCCGATATCCCAGCCGGCTTCGCACATGAAGGAATTGTCCCAACCGTTCAGGTT of Abditibacteriota bacterium contains these proteins:
- a CDS encoding family 14 glycosylhydrolase, giving the protein MTRLLLILLVCVLLPGALYAASPVMSITPSEKNGMDMTNAGDGEWTVDTVGGRECWRLRDGSKFLYYSFDDPGSVAPGAWVVIDAYYTGAYVGFVELMHVSSSSLYNKSDGFGIAESGVWRRYALRMNSYDPEGGTMNYGNNMRLSIGGGDILVSRVEIMNEEPDMTDITDPNEMVADKMKDISPEPAPGMSYCFGNNVTEAQAVMFKSLGVTSIESYVTWESVEGKEKDTWDWSQWDHQVRVMQKYGLKWVPFLILSPAYSTPGWFRASDEHVPCRCLEHGTDSKIESLWNPYLKAYIRRFLTAFRERYGDTGVIESVLLGIQGDYGEAIYSVSGGGWTFNVPGEYHNHLGFWCGDDYAREDFKKYAEKKYGAIGALNKAWHTSYASFGQVDYPFNSEAEIKAYRENIFTSPDTRRRYLDFTDWYRGSMTDLSEWWIKTTREVFGKDTDIYLCTGGHSAAELGGHFADQCRVAAKYGAGVRITNEASNYATNLTVTRWVASSGKFYGALFGFEPAGSEDFYGIPARIYNATASGAHQLHDYNSNVIGSEKTMDQQRKHFKYLFHTEPVVPIALWYPDMQMVMQWDKFLQKAEVLRDYFDYDFVDESMARRGALARNKILVIAHGYIMENDVAKKLADWARSGGRIIVVDVDRFESVEGADSPERLLFPKGRPGGQYGKGYIYSVADYEELAVKLTEILWKLGYPVYEIAENGLYSTQIEKDRILVYSKNEEARDIIINYKGKKTVVPCEGKTITDIKL